CCGCATCCCGAATTTCCTGTTCCCGCCGCTGATGAACAATCACGGCAATTATATCGGCAGCCTCGGCAATCTGTGCCGCTGGCTCGCCGAACAGGCCGAAGGGCTCGGCGTCGAAATCTATCCGGGCTTCCCGGGCGCGGAAGTGCTTTACGACGATGAAGGCGCGGTGCGCGGCGTCGTCACCGGCGACATGGGCGTGGCGCGGGATGGCAGCCACAAGGACAGCTACACGCCGGGAATGGAACTGCGCGGCAAGTACACGCTCTTCGCCGAAGGTGTGCGCGGTTCGCTGTCGAAGGAGCTGATCCGCAAATTCAAGCTGGACGAAGGGCGCGAGCCGCAGAAATTCGGCATCGGCCTGAAGGAATTGTGGGAGGTCGAGCCTTCCAAGCACAAGAAGGGCCTTGTGCAGCACACGATGGGCTGGCCGCTCGACAATTCGACCGGCGGCGGCTCGTTCCTCTATCACTTCGGCGAGAACCTCGTTTCGGTCGGCTTCGTGCTGCACCTGAACTACAAGAACCCCTATCTCTCGCCCTTCGACGAGTTCCAGCGCTTCAAGCATCATCCGTCGATCGTCGACACTTTTGTCGGCGGCAAGCGCATCGCCTATGGCGCGCGCGCCATCACCGAAGGCGGTTTCCAGTCCGTGCCGAAGCTCACCTTCCCCGGCGGCGCGCTGATCGGCTGCTCGGCCGGTTTCGTCAACGTGCCGCGCATCAAGGGCAGCCATAACGCGATCCTGACCGGCATCATGGGCGCCGACGCGGCCTTCGAGGCGGTGAAGGACGGACGCCAGGGCGACGAACTGACGAGCTATACGGAAGCCTACGAACAGAGCGCGGTCTACAAGGACCTGAAGCGCGTCCGCAACGTGAAGCCGCTCTGGTCGAAGCTCGGCACCTTCATCGGCATCGGCCTCGGCGGCATCGACATGTGGATGAACAATCTCGGGATAGGCCTGCCTTTCACGCTGCGGCA
Above is a window of Parvibaculum lavamentivorans DS-1 DNA encoding:
- a CDS encoding electron transfer flavoprotein-ubiquinone oxidoreductase: MSDQAAVEREYMEYDVVIVGGGPAGLSAAIRLRQLAAEEDFDISVCVIEKGSEIGAHILSGAVMDPIGLDTLLPDWRNMGAPVDTEVTADHFIYLGPAGGIRIPNFLFPPLMNNHGNYIGSLGNLCRWLAEQAEGLGVEIYPGFPGAEVLYDDEGAVRGVVTGDMGVARDGSHKDSYTPGMELRGKYTLFAEGVRGSLSKELIRKFKLDEGREPQKFGIGLKELWEVEPSKHKKGLVQHTMGWPLDNSTGGGSFLYHFGENLVSVGFVLHLNYKNPYLSPFDEFQRFKHHPSIVDTFVGGKRIAYGARAITEGGFQSVPKLTFPGGALIGCSAGFVNVPRIKGSHNAILTGIMGADAAFEAVKDGRQGDELTSYTEAYEQSAVYKDLKRVRNVKPLWSKLGTFIGIGLGGIDMWMNNLGIGLPFTLRHKKADFESIKKASECKPIAYPKPDGKISFDKLSSVFLSATNHEEDQPVHLKLKDPAIPIAYNLPMYDEPAQRYCPAQVYEVVRDDDGSNPRFQINAQNCVHCKTCDIKDPAQNINWTVPEGGGGPNYPNM